A stretch of Cyanobacteria bacterium FACHB-DQ100 DNA encodes these proteins:
- a CDS encoding alpha/beta fold hydrolase: MFESFLPSEVAQLTEETSITLARQIRRSPISTSISLEPIETAYVHQGEGGIPILLLHGFDSSVFEYRRLLPRLTAHHDTWMVDLLGFGFTDRPANTPFSPEAIKTHLYDFWKAKIDQPVILVGASMGGAAAIDFALTYPDAVAKLVLLDSAGFAAGPAIGKFLIPPLGYLATEFLRRPNVRRSVSLKAYYDPAFVTADAELCAALHLKLSRWNEALIAFTKSGGYNFLSNKISQITCPTLILWGNSDQILGTKDATRFESAIVNSKLIWIEQCGHVPHLEKPELTAKYILEFSTIS, translated from the coding sequence ATGTTTGAAAGCTTTCTACCGTCCGAAGTCGCTCAACTGACCGAAGAAACGTCGATCACGCTCGCTCGTCAAATTCGTCGATCGCCTATTTCCACATCAATCAGCTTAGAACCGATTGAAACTGCATACGTACATCAAGGCGAAGGCGGTATTCCGATTCTCTTGCTGCATGGCTTTGATAGCTCTGTCTTTGAATACCGCCGATTGTTACCCAGACTGACTGCACATCATGACACTTGGATGGTCGATTTGCTCGGATTCGGATTCACCGATCGCCCTGCCAATACGCCCTTCAGCCCAGAAGCCATCAAAACGCATCTTTATGACTTCTGGAAAGCGAAGATCGATCAGCCTGTGATTTTAGTGGGCGCATCAATGGGAGGAGCGGCAGCGATCGATTTTGCTCTGACTTATCCGGATGCGGTTGCGAAATTAGTTCTACTGGACAGTGCAGGATTTGCGGCGGGGCCTGCGATCGGTAAATTCCTCATTCCTCCGCTCGGCTATCTTGCCACCGAATTTCTCAGACGACCGAATGTGCGGCGCAGCGTCAGTCTGAAAGCTTATTACGATCCAGCCTTTGTCACCGCAGATGCCGAACTTTGTGCTGCTCTGCACTTGAAGCTTTCTCGTTGGAATGAAGCCTTAATTGCCTTTACAAAAAGCGGCGGCTATAACTTCTTGAGCAATAAAATCTCTCAAATTACTTGTCCAACCTTGATTCTTTGGGGCAACTCAGATCAAATTTTAGGCACGAAAGACGCAACTCGGTTTGAAAGCGCGATCGTCAACAGCAAACTCATCTGGATCGAGCAGTGCGGTCACGTTCCCCACCTGGAAAAACCCGAACTCACAGCAAAATATATTCTTGAGTTTTCAACAATTTCATAA
- a CDS encoding UMP kinase, translating to MGVTYRRILLKLSGEALMGELSYGIDPAVVHGIAEEVAELVQEGIQVAIVVGGGNIFRGMKGAAAGMERATADYIGMIATVMNAMTLQDALEQIGIQTRVQTAIAMQEVAEPYIRRRAIRHLEKGRVVVFGAGSGNPFFTTDTTAALRAAEINAEVLFKATKVDGVYDSDPVKNPAAKRYQSLTYSHVLTQDLQVMDSTAIALCKDNDIPIIVFDLSVRGNIKRAVTGESIGTIVGGFCEVC from the coding sequence ATGGGAGTCACGTATCGGCGGATTTTGCTGAAACTTAGCGGTGAAGCTCTAATGGGAGAGCTTTCCTACGGGATTGATCCTGCCGTCGTTCATGGCATTGCCGAAGAAGTGGCAGAATTGGTGCAGGAAGGAATTCAAGTCGCGATCGTCGTCGGCGGCGGAAATATTTTTCGAGGAATGAAGGGTGCAGCCGCAGGCATGGAACGCGCCACCGCTGACTATATCGGCATGATCGCCACGGTCATGAACGCCATGACGCTGCAAGATGCGCTAGAGCAGATCGGCATTCAAACACGAGTCCAAACCGCGATCGCAATGCAAGAAGTGGCGGAACCGTATATCCGTCGCCGCGCCATCCGGCATTTGGAAAAAGGAAGAGTCGTCGTCTTTGGGGCGGGTTCCGGCAATCCGTTCTTCACAACAGACACCACCGCCGCCCTGAGAGCCGCCGAAATCAATGCAGAAGTGCTGTTTAAAGCGACAAAAGTAGATGGAGTCTACGACTCTGATCCGGTTAAAAATCCCGCTGCCAAACGATACCAGAGTTTAACCTACTCGCACGTTTTAACGCAGGATTTGCAGGTCATGGACAGCACCGCGATCGCATTGTGTAAAGATAACGATATCCCCATTATCGTATTTGACTTGTCTGTGCGCGGAAATATTAAGCGGGCAGTCACAGGAGAATCTATCGGAACCATTGTCGGAGGTTTTTGTGAAGTTTGCTGA